One segment of Gemmatimonadaceae bacterium DNA contains the following:
- a CDS encoding pseudouridine synthase, protein MKLVRYIANLGYGSRRDVTNMLREGKVKLRDGSFAKEGDFPSHEDLLIDGKPLDPAPGALIMLNKPAGYVCSAREASTLIYELMPPRFHVRSPAMSPAGRLDRDTSGLLLLTDDGQLNHRITSPRNHLPRVYDVRLSQHLRGDEAATFASGAMVLESDRTPLKPATLEILDTRHVRITLTEGRYHQVRRMFAAVGNHVEALHRFAIGGLKLGPLPEGSWRVVEIRERIQLLGF, encoded by the coding sequence GTGAAGCTCGTCAGGTATATCGCAAATCTCGGTTACGGCAGCAGGCGCGACGTGACGAACATGTTGCGGGAAGGCAAGGTGAAACTGAGAGACGGCAGCTTTGCGAAAGAGGGGGACTTCCCAAGTCACGAGGACCTGCTGATTGACGGCAAACCACTCGACCCTGCGCCTGGCGCACTGATCATGCTCAACAAGCCGGCCGGCTACGTCTGCTCGGCGAGAGAGGCGAGCACGCTCATTTATGAATTGATGCCGCCGCGGTTTCACGTGCGATCCCCGGCGATGTCGCCCGCGGGAAGGCTCGACCGCGATACGTCGGGACTGCTGTTGCTCACTGACGATGGTCAGCTCAATCATCGAATCACATCGCCACGCAACCATCTTCCACGGGTGTATGACGTACGTCTCTCCCAGCATCTGAGAGGCGACGAAGCAGCGACCTTCGCCAGTGGCGCAATGGTTCTCGAGTCAGACAGAACACCGCTCAAACCGGCGACGCTCGAAATACTTGACACCCGCCATGTGCGGATCACACTGACTGAAGGCCGGTATCATCAGGTACGCAGAATGTTCGCCGCGGTCGGCAATCATGTGGAGGCGTTACATCGCTTCGCGATTGGCGGATTGAAGCTTGGGCCTCTGCCCGAAGGCAGCTGGCGAGTCGTCGAAATAAGGGAACGCATACAATTACTGGGATTCTGA
- a CDS encoding DUF3224 domain-containing protein, producing the protein MAPPAGMPDGVHYISRAEWGARAPVLPMRSHVPVRITIHHTGVAQDTSRTVEAKLRGLQAFSQRDDSLASGRRKQAWADVPYHYYVAVDGSVAEGREWRYVGDSNTPYDPTGHLLIVVEGNFENDTLSSAQRKTLGALIPGQARRFGIPPDSLAAHRDYAQTSCPGRSLYAELPRLRGLIPIVANMEKKGMVIHAAGTFEVKLKAQAADDYADVASLGRMSIDKQFRGDLEGVSKGQMLTAMTAIEGSAGYVAIERVTGTLHGRTGSFVLQHNGTMTRSAPQLLIAVVPDSGTGELTGLAGTMTIDIANGKHSYGFDYSLAGGVKQP; encoded by the coding sequence ATGGCTCCTCCGGCCGGAATGCCCGATGGGGTGCACTACATCTCCCGCGCTGAGTGGGGTGCACGGGCACCAGTGCTGCCAATGCGCAGCCATGTGCCTGTCCGCATCACAATCCATCATACCGGCGTTGCGCAAGACACCAGTCGCACCGTTGAAGCCAAGCTGCGCGGACTTCAGGCTTTTTCACAGCGCGACGACTCTCTTGCCAGCGGCCGGCGCAAGCAGGCGTGGGCGGATGTCCCGTATCACTACTACGTGGCCGTAGATGGTTCGGTTGCCGAGGGACGCGAGTGGCGGTATGTGGGTGATTCGAATACGCCGTATGATCCGACTGGTCATCTGCTTATCGTGGTCGAAGGGAACTTCGAGAATGACACACTATCGTCTGCCCAGCGGAAAACTCTGGGTGCTCTAATCCCGGGCCAGGCGCGCCGATTCGGCATTCCGCCGGATTCACTCGCTGCCCACCGCGATTACGCACAGACGTCGTGTCCCGGCAGATCGCTGTATGCAGAGCTTCCCCGCCTGCGCGGTCTTATCCCGATAGTCGCCAACATGGAGAAAAAAGGAATGGTGATCCACGCAGCCGGCACGTTCGAGGTGAAACTCAAGGCGCAGGCAGCCGACGACTATGCAGACGTTGCCAGCCTCGGCAGAATGTCAATCGACAAACAGTTTCGCGGCGATCTGGAAGGAGTCAGCAAAGGCCAGATGCTCACGGCGATGACGGCCATCGAAGGCTCCGCGGGCTACGTCGCAATCGAGCGGGTGACAGGAACGCTTCATGGCCGCACTGGCAGCTTCGTGTTGCAGCACAATGGGACGATGACGCGAAGCGCCCCGCAGTTGCTCATTGCGGTTGTGCCTGACTCGGGAACCGGGGAGTTGACGGGACTGGCCGGGACAATGACAATCGACATTGCCAACGGAAAGCATTCGTATGGCTTCGACTATTCGCTCGCTGGTGGAGTGAAACAGCCGTGA
- a CDS encoding TerB family tellurite resistance protein, translating into MLTDRIRSLFQRAAPGRVEAQGDNVLDPLHLAACALLLDIAFADGEFSPSERTHIEQSLERHFALSAGDTAKVMALAEEERLRAVDHFAFTSALIRSYDTGQKLVLAEVMWGVALADGQIAEHEHYLTRKISNLLNLEPGYLSAAKQAAALKKGDDTHSGPGDTQ; encoded by the coding sequence ATGCTAACCGATCGAATTCGCTCGTTGTTCCAGCGTGCCGCGCCCGGCCGGGTGGAAGCACAAGGCGACAATGTGTTGGATCCCTTGCATCTCGCTGCCTGTGCCCTCCTGCTGGACATTGCATTTGCCGATGGCGAGTTCTCGCCGTCGGAACGGACCCATATCGAACAGTCACTGGAGCGACACTTTGCCCTTTCCGCTGGTGATACGGCGAAAGTGATGGCACTCGCCGAAGAGGAACGGCTGCGCGCTGTGGACCACTTCGCGTTTACATCTGCGCTGATAAGGAGCTACGATACAGGCCAGAAGCTGGTGCTGGCGGAAGTGATGTGGGGTGTTGCGCTCGCCGACGGGCAGATCGCCGAGCACGAACATTATCTCACGCGGAAGATTTCCAACCTGCTCAACCTCGAGCCGGGCTACCTGTCCGCTGCCAAGCAGGCGGCTGCATTGAAAAAAGGTGATGACACTCACTCTGGACCCGGCGACACGCAATGA